The Dioscorea cayenensis subsp. rotundata cultivar TDr96_F1 chromosome 19, TDr96_F1_v2_PseudoChromosome.rev07_lg8_w22 25.fasta, whole genome shotgun sequence genome includes a window with the following:
- the LOC120250059 gene encoding protein MIZU-KUSSEI 1-like has product MPSLMDPPVLMTLLRQSTETNTVTGTGKRQKKGSGVTGVGILKMFKLLPMLTTGCKVAQLLNKSTKALLSDTPTTTITLFGYRRSKASLAIQEDPRSSPVFLIELPMHTSYLHKEMSSGLMKIALESETRSNKKKLREEHVWAVYCNGRKSGYSIRRREASDEERYVMSMLRWVSVGAGVLPGPAEGETTTAAAVADSELTYIRARFEKVVGSKDSEALYMINPDGSAAGAAGPELSIFLVRKK; this is encoded by the coding sequence ATGCCTTCCTTGATGGACCCTCCGGTCCTCATGACCTTGCTCCGTCAATCAACAGAAACCAACACCGTCACCGGCACCGGCAAGAGACAAAAGAAAGGCAGTGGAGTCACCGGTGTCGGAATCCTGAAAATGTTCAAGTTACTCCCCATGCTAACTACTGGCTGCAAAGTAGCTCAACTCCTCAACAAATCAACTAAAGCTCTTCTCTCTGATACTCCAACAACAACCATCACTCTCTTCGGTTACCGGCGAAGCAAAGCCAGCCTTGCCATCCAAGAAGACCCAAGATCATCACCGGTGTTCCTCATTGAGCTTCCCATGCACACTAGTTATCTCCACAAAGAGATGTCTTCTGGTTTGATGAAGATTGCACTGGAGAGTGAGACTAGAAGTAACAAAAAGAAGCTAAGAGAGGAACATGTTTGGGCAGTGTATTGTAATGGCCGGAAGTCAGGCTACTCAATAAGGAGGAGAGAGGCGTCCGACGAGGAGAGATACGTCATGTCCATGCTCCGGTGGGTGTCTGTGGGGGCCGGAGTGCTTCCCGGGCCGGCAGAAGGGGAGACAACAACGGCGGCTGCGGTGGCAGACAGTGAGTTGACGTATATAAGAGCTCGGTTTGAGAAGGTTGTTGGGTCTAAAGACTCCGAGGCGCTTTATATGATCAACCCCGATGGGTCTGCCGCCGGCGCCGCCGGGCCGGAGCTCAGTATATTTCTTGTAAGGAAGAAGTGA